Within the Streptomyces sp. NBC_00554 genome, the region GTCACGCGCGCCCGGGTCTCCAGCCAGGCGTGGAAGCGAGCCACCCGGCGGTACTTCACCAAGCTGCTCGACGCCGGCGAACTGGGCGTACGTACCAAGCGAGTGGCGGAAGTACTCGCCGAGCGCATCACCGCGCGCGCTCCGGCCGTCGTGGGTCCCGCGGCCTGGGAGATCGCGGCAGAGGTGCTGCAGGCCGCCACCGGTTCGAAGGTCGAGCCGCCCAAGCGGAAGGCGGACTCCGCGAAGAAGAAGGGGGCGGAGGAGCCCGCTCCCGAGTCCTCGTACCTGATGTTCCTCAGCTCCCGTCAGCTCGACGGACTTGCCGAACTCGCCGTCCAGGGCGCCGCGGACATCAAGGGCTTCCTGAAGGACAAGGACAACAAGGCCCGGGCCAAGCGCATCGCCGACACCCGCCATTCCGTCGACATCGCACTGTTCGGACGTATGGTCGCCGACTCCCCCGACATCAACGTCGATGCTGCGACCCAGGTCGCGCACGCGCTGAGTGTGCACCAAGTGTCCAACGAGTCCGACTACTTCACCGCCGTCGACGACCGGAACTCCGGCGCCGAACCGGGCGCCGGAATGATCGGCACAGTCGACTTCAACTCGGCCACGCTGTACCGGTACGCGGCAGTCGACGTCGACCTGCTGGAGAGGAACCTGGGCAAGGGACTCGATGCGGAAGAGTCGCCCACCACTCCGGTCCGCAGGGCCGTCGAAGCCTTCGTGGAGGGGTTCGTCGCCTCGTTGCCCACCGGGAAGATCAATACATTCGGCAACCACACGCTGCCGGACGCCGTCGTCGTCACGCTGCGCTCTTCGCGCCCGGTCAGCTTCGTCTCGGCCTTCGAAAAGCCGGTTGTGGCGGACGAGTTCGGCGGACACATGGAGACTGCCTGTGCCCGGCTGGCCGACTACATCCCGGAAATCGAGCGTGCCTACGGCGACGAGTCCACCGACACCTGGCTTCTGCGGATCGGACCGGCCACGCAGAAGGTCTCCGGCCTCGGCACCGAAGTACCCAGTCTGAAGCGGCTTGTCGACGTTGCGGGCGCGGCCGTCGCCGACCGCCTGGAGCGGCGCGGATGAGCGTTCTGGCCTTACAGCTCGCCGGCCCTTTGCAGTCGTGGGGGTCAACTGCCCGTTTCGCCAGGCGTACGACGGAGAACGCGCCCACGAAGAGCGGTGTCATCGGTTTGCTGGCTGCAGCTCAAGGGCTTGAGCGCGACGCAGACCTCTCCGATCTCGCAGCACTCCGCTTCGGCGTCCGGGTCGATCAACAGGGCACGCGGACAAGGGACTTCCAGACGGCTCACCACGCCGAGACGGACGACGCAATGCCCATATCCGAGCGCTACTACCTGTCGGACGCTGTCTTCGTCGCCGCGGTGCAGGGTGAGGGCGGGCTCATCGCCGAGTTGTACGACGCAGTGCGGGCGCCGCGGTTTCTGCCGTACCTCGGCAGACGCTCGTGTCCGCCGTCCCGACCGGTGGAGCTTGGCGTGCACGCGGACGCCGACCTGGAGGACGTACTGAGGGACGAGCCTTGGCGGGCCGCAGCATGGCATCAGCGACGGCGCCGGCAGGAAGCGACCGTGGAGCTTCAGGTCATCACGGAGCCCGGTCGTAGCGGGGACGGCGGCGGTTCACCCGGAGACACGCTGCGCGACCAACCGCTCAGCTTCGACCCCCGGCACCGGCGCTACGCCCTACGCACCCTGCGCAGGGCGACGGTACGGGTCGCCAACCCTCACGGCCGCCCCGTACATACGCATACGGCAGATCAGCGTCACGGTGCCCCGGCCCACGATCCGACCAGCGTCCTGGAAGGCGCCTGATGTTCCTGACCCGCTTCCGAGTCAACACCGCTCGACCCGACGGCCGACGACTCCTCGCCTCGCCGCAGCGGATGCACGCTGCGGTCATGTCGTCATTTCCGGAGCTTCTGCCCAGCAGCCCGAGCGACCGGGGGAACAAGGACGGTCCTCGCGTCCTGTGGCGCCTGGACCGCAACTCGCCGGCCGAAGTCCTCCTGTACGTGGTGAGTCCCGACCGGCCCGATCTGACACACCTCGTCGAGCAGGCGGGCTGGCCCGCAGCGGCGGCCTCAGGGTCTCTGGGCTGGAAGACGTACGACTACGGATCCTTCCTCGGTCGCCTCGACAAGGGTGGCATCTGGAACTTCCGCCTCACCGCCAACCCTGTCCACAGTGTGCGCAATCGGGATGACGCACCGACGAAGTTGACTGCGCACCTCAATGCCCGTCACCAGCTGGGCTGGTTGCTGCAGCGTCAGGAGGCGGCGGGGTTCCGGCTGGTGCAGAAGTCGGAGGAGCGGCGCCATACCGAGCGCGGGGACGAGTATCAGGTCGTCGTTCGTGATCAGCGTGATCTGAACTTCGGCAAGCGGGAGGCGAGCGGAGGCGGCGGTCGTACGGGCCGGGTGACACTCAAACTCGTGACGTACGACGGCCGCCTGGAGGTCACGGATCCCGAAGCTCTGCGTCGTGTGCTCACCCAGGGCCTCGGAAGGGCGAAGGCGTACGGCGGTGGCCTCATGACCCTGGCGCCGGCGGGCTGAGGCAGTGGGAACCACCGGCCAACGGGCGGCAAGCGGTCCACGGGAACTGGCTCGCGTCGGCGATCGCTCGTCCTTCGTCTATCTGGAACGCTGCACCGTCCATCGTGACGCCAACGCGATCACTGCGGAGGACGCGGAGGGGGTGACCCACATACCCTCCGCGACCATCGGGACACTGCTCCTCGGTCCTGGCACGCGCATCACCCACCAGGCGATGAGCGTGCTCGGCGAGACCGGGGCGGGGGTGGTGTGGGTCGGCGAGCACGGGGTCCGGTTCTACGCCGGAGGGCGTGCCCTCACCCGCTCCTCGGCACTGGCCGAGGCGCAGGCCTTGTGCTGGGCCAACCGCCGCAGCCGACTGGATGTGGCCAGAGCGATGTATCGCCTGCGGTTTCCCGATGAGGATCCTGCTGGGCTCACGCGCCAGGAACTTCTAGGCCGGGAAGGCCGCCGGGTCAAGGACTGCTATCGCATGCAGGCCGAGCGTACGGGCGTCCCTTGGAAGGGGCGACGGTACAAACCCGGTGACTTCACCTCAGGAGACGCGGTCAACCAAGCTGTCACTGCGGCGGCCCAGGCCATGTACGGCGTGGCGCACGCCGTCGTCGCTGCGCTCGGCCTCTCCACGGCGCTCGGCTTCGTCCACTCGGGCCACGAGCTGTCGTTCGTCCTGGACGTGGCCGATCTCTACAAGACTGAGCTTGGCATCCCGGTCGCTTTCGATGCCGCCGCCGAGTCCGACGAGGACGTGGGGGCTCGTACGCGCCGTACTCTCCGGGATCGCATTCATGAGGTGGGGCTCCTCGACCGGGTCGTCGATGACCTGAAAGCCTTGCTACTCCCCACCGGGGGTGGCGTGGCCGGAAACGCGGATGCCGCCGCGATCGACGGCGAAGTGGATGTCGTCACGCTCCAGTCCGACCAGGACGCTCGGGTCGCCGCGGGCGTCAACTATGGCTTCTCCTCTGAGGAGACGACCTGGTGACAGTCATCGTCCTGACCAACTGCCCAGTGGGACTGCGCGGTTTCCTGACCCGCTGGCTACTGGAGATCTCGCCCGGCGTGTTCATCGGCAACCCCTCGACGAGGGTGCGCAATGCCCTGTGGGAGGAGGTCCGCCAATACGCCGACCAAGGCCGCGCCTTACTGGCCCACACAACCAACAACGAGCAGGGCTTCACCTTCCGCACCCACGACCACGCCTGGCATCCCCGCGACCACGAGGGCCTCACCCTCATC harbors:
- the cas7e gene encoding type I-E CRISPR-associated protein Cas7/Cse4/CasC, whose product is MSRIILEVHVLQNVPPSNLNRDDTGTPKSAVYGGVTRARVSSQAWKRATRRYFTKLLDAGELGVRTKRVAEVLAERITARAPAVVGPAAWEIAAEVLQAATGSKVEPPKRKADSAKKKGAEEPAPESSYLMFLSSRQLDGLAELAVQGAADIKGFLKDKDNKARAKRIADTRHSVDIALFGRMVADSPDINVDAATQVAHALSVHQVSNESDYFTAVDDRNSGAEPGAGMIGTVDFNSATLYRYAAVDVDLLERNLGKGLDAEESPTTPVRRAVEAFVEGFVASLPTGKINTFGNHTLPDAVVVTLRSSRPVSFVSAFEKPVVADEFGGHMETACARLADYIPEIERAYGDESTDTWLLRIGPATQKVSGLGTEVPSLKRLVDVAGAAVADRLERRG
- the cas5e gene encoding type I-E CRISPR-associated protein Cas5/CasD, producing MSVLALQLAGPLQSWGSTARFARRTTENAPTKSGVIGLLAAAQGLERDADLSDLAALRFGVRVDQQGTRTRDFQTAHHAETDDAMPISERYYLSDAVFVAAVQGEGGLIAELYDAVRAPRFLPYLGRRSCPPSRPVELGVHADADLEDVLRDEPWRAAAWHQRRRRQEATVELQVITEPGRSGDGGGSPGDTLRDQPLSFDPRHRRYALRTLRRATVRVANPHGRPVHTHTADQRHGAPAHDPTSVLEGA
- the cas6e gene encoding type I-E CRISPR-associated protein Cas6/Cse3/CasE, whose protein sequence is MFLTRFRVNTARPDGRRLLASPQRMHAAVMSSFPELLPSSPSDRGNKDGPRVLWRLDRNSPAEVLLYVVSPDRPDLTHLVEQAGWPAAAASGSLGWKTYDYGSFLGRLDKGGIWNFRLTANPVHSVRNRDDAPTKLTAHLNARHQLGWLLQRQEAAGFRLVQKSEERRHTERGDEYQVVVRDQRDLNFGKREASGGGGRTGRVTLKLVTYDGRLEVTDPEALRRVLTQGLGRAKAYGGGLMTLAPAG
- the cas1e gene encoding type I-E CRISPR-associated endonuclease Cas1e; translation: MGTTGQRAASGPRELARVGDRSSFVYLERCTVHRDANAITAEDAEGVTHIPSATIGTLLLGPGTRITHQAMSVLGETGAGVVWVGEHGVRFYAGGRALTRSSALAEAQALCWANRRSRLDVARAMYRLRFPDEDPAGLTRQELLGREGRRVKDCYRMQAERTGVPWKGRRYKPGDFTSGDAVNQAVTAAAQAMYGVAHAVVAALGLSTALGFVHSGHELSFVLDVADLYKTELGIPVAFDAAAESDEDVGARTRRTLRDRIHEVGLLDRVVDDLKALLLPTGGGVAGNADAAAIDGEVDVVTLQSDQDARVAAGVNYGFSSEETTW
- the cas2e gene encoding type I-E CRISPR-associated endoribonuclease Cas2e, with product MTVIVLTNCPVGLRGFLTRWLLEISPGVFIGNPSTRVRNALWEEVRQYADQGRALLAHTTNNEQGFTFRTHDHAWHPRDHEGLTLIHRPKAPATATPQTAPKRGWSKASQRRRYGKG